The genomic DNA GGCGCAACGGCGCATTGATCTGCTGGCGATTGAACAAAACGCATGGGTTTTGGCGGGGCGCGACAAACGCTGCGTCGTGGTTGGTACGCGCACCGAACTTGATTGGGCAATGAAGAACGGCCAGATTTGCGTTTGGGCACCGTCAAAAATTGTGCTCGATGCGGCGGACAGTCCCGGTGCTGACGCGCGCGACGCGCTGGGGTTGGTGGCATGGTTCGCCGGCCAATTGCAGGCACTAGAACTTGTGGTTGTCGGCGCAGATGCGCCGAACTGCGAGATTCCAACCCGCGTGATTTGATGGTGTACTACCGCCCCATCGCCATGACTGACCCGCACCGCCCTGCAGCGGCTAAAACCCTTGCCGGTGGCTGGTGCTGGTTCACCCATGCGCAGCGGCTGGAACGCGGCCAGCCAAGCAGGCTTGTTGCAGTGGCCGAAATTCCTGAAGGCGTTCTGAACCGTCTCACGTCCTCACGTGCGCCGATCGCGGGGCTGGACATGCTCGCGCCCAAAATAATGGGCATCCTTAACGTGACACCCGACAGCTTTTCGGATGGCGGGTTGTTCAACGCCCCAGACGCAGCGCTTGCACAGGCCCGCACGATGGTGGCGGACGGGGCGGACATCCTTGATATCGGGGGGGAAAGCACGCGGCCCGGTGCCGCGACAGTGGACGTGGACGAGGAAATCGCGCGCATAGCGCCAGTGATTGCCGCGATCCGCATGGATAGTGACACGCCCATTTCGATCGACACCCGTAAAGCCCGCGTCGCACAGGCGGCGTTTGCTGCGGGGGCGTCAATGGTCAATGACGTGTCCGCCTTTACATATGATCCGGAAATTGCCCGTGTCACTGCTGGGGCAGGTGCGCCATGCTGCCTGATGCATGCCATGGGCGAACCCGCGACAATGCAAGACGCGCCGACATATGGCGATGTCACGCTCGACGTTTACGACGCCCTTGAAGAGCGGATCAATACTGCAGAGGCGGCGGGAATTGGCCGGCACCAAATCATCGTCGATCCGGGTATTGGTTTTGGCAAGACCCAAGATCACAATCTGACCCTGTTGAAAAACCTATCTATTTTTCATGGGCTTGGCTGCGCGATTCTGCTTGGCGCATCGCGCAAGCGGTTCATTGGTACACTTGGAAACGCACCAGACGCACGTGACCGCACGGCGGGTTCGGTGGCGATCGCGTTGCACGGGATCGGGCAGGGTATGCAAATCCTGCGCGTCCATGATACGTTTGCGACAAGACAGGCAATGAGCCTGCATATGGCAGTGAATTAGCACTTTCTAGTAAGTTAGGCGGGACACCATGGCACGTAAATTTTTTGGAACAGATGGTGTGCGTGGTACCGCCAACAAATACCCTATGACAGCAGAAATGGGTTTAAAAATTGGCGCTGCAGCAGGGCGCTATTTTCGCAACGATGGATCAAACGGCCACCGTGTTGTGATCGGCAAAGACACGCGCCTGTCGGGCTATATGTTCGAATCCGCGCTGACCGCTGGTCTGACCAGCACGGGCATGAATGTGCTCCTACTCGGCCCGATCCCGACACCCGGTGTCGGGTTGCTAACAACGTCGATGCGCGCTGATCTTGGCATCATGATTTCCGCCAGTCACAACCCTGCCGTGGACAATGGCATCAAGTTTTTCGGGCCTGACGGGTACAAATTGTCTGATGAGGCCGAGGTAGAGATCGAACGCCTGTTAGAGGGTACAATCGAGCCCGCGCAGGCGTCCAATATTGGCCGTGCAAAACGTATTGATGATGGTCGTTTCCGCTACGCCGAACGCCTGAAGGGGACGTTCCCGCATGGGATGCGGTTGGACGGGATTAAGGTCGTCATCGATTGCGCGAACGGCGCAGGCTACAAGGTCGCGCCTGAGGTTTTGTGGGAACTTGGCGCAACGGTCATTCCTGTTGGCACCAACCCTGACGGCTTTAATATCAACGATGGCTGCGGGTCTACAGCGCCGCGCACGGCGGCGGAAACCATCGTTACCCACGGCGCGGATGTCGGGATTTGTCTGGACGGCGACGCGGACCGCGTGATGATTTTGGACCAACATGGAAACGTCGCTGATGGCGATCAGATCATGGGGCTTTTCGCCAATCGCTGGGCTAAAACGGATCGTTTGAACAAGGGCACACTGGTCGCGACTGTCATGTCCAATCTCGGGCTGGAACGATACCTGAATGACAAGGGTTTGGTCCTTGAACGCACCGATGTTGGCGACCGTTATGTGGTCGAGGCGATGCGCGCAGGAGGGTTTAATCTGGGTGGTGAACAGTCCGGTCATATCGTGATGACGGATTTTGCCACTACGGGCGATGGTCTACTGGCAGGTCTGCAATTCCTTGCGGCGATGATCGAAACTGGCAAACCGGCGTCCGAACTGATCCGTGTGTTTGAAACCGTGCCGCAGATGCTGAAAAACGTGCGCTACAGTGATGGGGCGGACCCGCTGGACCAAGCCGCTGTAAA from Octadecabacter antarcticus 307 includes the following:
- the folP gene encoding dihydropteroate synthase, producing the protein MVYYRPIAMTDPHRPAAAKTLAGGWCWFTHAQRLERGQPSRLVAVAEIPEGVLNRLTSSRAPIAGLDMLAPKIMGILNVTPDSFSDGGLFNAPDAALAQARTMVADGADILDIGGESTRPGAATVDVDEEIARIAPVIAAIRMDSDTPISIDTRKARVAQAAFAAGASMVNDVSAFTYDPEIARVTAGAGAPCCLMHAMGEPATMQDAPTYGDVTLDVYDALEERINTAEAAGIGRHQIIVDPGIGFGKTQDHNLTLLKNLSIFHGLGCAILLGASRKRFIGTLGNAPDARDRTAGSVAIALHGIGQGMQILRVHDTFATRQAMSLHMAVN
- the glmM gene encoding phosphoglucosamine mutase, translated to MARKFFGTDGVRGTANKYPMTAEMGLKIGAAAGRYFRNDGSNGHRVVIGKDTRLSGYMFESALTAGLTSTGMNVLLLGPIPTPGVGLLTTSMRADLGIMISASHNPAVDNGIKFFGPDGYKLSDEAEVEIERLLEGTIEPAQASNIGRAKRIDDGRFRYAERLKGTFPHGMRLDGIKVVIDCANGAGYKVAPEVLWELGATVIPVGTNPDGFNINDGCGSTAPRTAAETIVTHGADVGICLDGDADRVMILDQHGNVADGDQIMGLFANRWAKTDRLNKGTLVATVMSNLGLERYLNDKGLVLERTDVGDRYVVEAMRAGGFNLGGEQSGHIVMTDFATTGDGLLAGLQFLAAMIETGKPASELIRVFETVPQMLKNVRYSDGADPLDQAAVKAVIAAAEASLVGKGRLLIRKSGTEPLIRVMAECEEDALLAKVVDGIVAQVEAVVTVSA